The Gemmatimonadales bacterium nucleotide sequence GGGTGTCGCCACCGCAGTTGTGCCGAACGCGGTGGGGCAGTCGGTTCTCTACGCTGTCGGGGGGCAGACCGTCACCGGGGCGCCCCTGAGCCGGGTCATGGCCTACAACGCCGCGACCAACAGCTGGACGCTGCGCGCACCGCTGCCGGTCCCGTTGATGGCGACGAATGGGACCGGGGTCATCGGCGGCAAGATCTACGTTTCCGGCGGCCTGCGGACGCCCGATAAGGGCTACAGTGACGGGCTGTACGTGTACGACCCAGTGGCGGACACCTGGGCCACGAAGCGGTACATGCCGACCTTTGGGCTGAACGGCGTGACCGCCGCGATTGACGGTCGACTCTACGTGGTCACCAGCTGCCAAGACAGCGACTGGTGCAGTGCGCCCAACAAGTGGTTGCTGCGGACAACTGCGGTGGCGACACCCCGACGCTCGGTGCCCCACATGTCGCCCCGCGTGAGCCAGGTGTTCGGGGCCGCAGCGAGCTCGGGAGTCGCAGCCGGCATCACACCGTCGGGCACGGGCTCGGTCGGGATCCGGGCGTCGTCGCGACAGCCGACCAGGCTGAAGAGCAGGGCTGGGGCGAGGACCCCGGCGACGCTTCACAGGAGACCGCAACGAGACGGCGAAGCACAGACTTGAGGGGACCGCATCGATCTATCCTCGCTCTCTTTCTTTGATCGGCGGCTAGAGACGACCACACAGCTGCCTCCGGCACGCGCATCTGGCGACTCCCAATTCGCCTGCAAGCTCACCCGCTGCAGTCAAGCCGAAGTCAAGCGAATCGCAGTCGGTCCAGCAGAGCTCCCGGACGACCCCGCCGGTGTGACGGCTGACCGCGCCAAACTTTATCTATCCCGTCCTGTTATCCCGCTCACAGAGGACCAGCTGACCCTCTCATAGGGTTCATCCACGGGGCCAGAGCGGCCCCGCCGCGCCCTCTTCGTGGGGAGGGCCCAACGCCACTATGCCAGCGGCCGAGGGCCTATGCCCGTCCTAGGGGACGCCCCAGTCACCCCGCTCTACCCCAAGCCCTCCGTGGTGGATGACGAGTTCACCCCCCGGTCCATCGTCTGCCGGATGGTCCGGAACATGGGCTACCCGGTCCAGGCGTCGAAGGACGGCCGGGACGCCCTCCGGTACCTGAAGCAGCACCCGAACGAGATCCGGCTCCTCATCGCCGACCTGATCCTGCCCGTCATGGACGGCGGGGAGCTGGCGGAGCGGGCCTGCGAGCTCCAGCCCAAGCTCCAGATCGCCCTCATGGCCACGGATCCCGCCGGCAGCGACGCTGAGCTCCTGGCGGGCTATCCCGAGTTCCGGGTCCTGCAGAAGCCGGTCACGTTCCCGGCGGTCTACCGACTCCTGGGTGAGCTGGCGGGGCCACCGACTGGTCTCCGTCACCGACGCCACTCCTCACCCCAGCGGCGCCGGGGCAGGCGTGAGGAGCACGAGTGAGCCTCCCGCGCCCTCGCCCCAGGACGCTGCCCCTGGTCGAGCCGATCGTGCCGGTGCTCCGCGCCGAGCCGTTCGACGATCCGGCTTACCTGTTCGAGCCCAAGTACGATGGATTCCGGGGGCTCGTGCACCTGACCCGCGAGAGCTGCCTCATCCGGTCCAAGCGTGGGTTCTTCTTGACCCGGTTCGGCGAGCTCGAGCCCAAGCTGCGAGAGCATCTGCTGGCATGGGAAGCCATTCTCGACGGCGAGATCGTGTCGCTGGATCAGACGGGCCGACCGATGTTCCATGACCTGTTCGCCGCGCGAGGGCCGGTCGCCTATGTCGCGTTTGACCTCTTGTGGGTCGACGGGCGGGATCTCCGCGGGCTGCCCTTGGAGGAGCGGAAGGCGCGCCTCGAGCGGGTGCTTCCCGAGGACACGAACGACCTGCTCAAGGTGCTCACGGTCGAGGCACACGGCCGGCACCTGTTCGACGCGGCCCAGCGTCTCGATCTGGAGGGGATCGTGGCCAAACGGAAGGCGGATCCCTACGCCTCCGAGACGGTCTGGTACAAGGTGAAGAACCGCGCCTGTACCCAGGCGGAGGGACGCTCGGAGCTGTTCCGGGGACGCGGCCGATAGGGCCCGGTGGGACGCACGTCGATCGAGTTCCGCCGGCCCAGAACGCCGGGGGCACCCGCTGAGCCAGGCATCAACGGTCTGGCGTCCCGAGGGGCGTTCCTGTGTGAGGCGAGCCCCTCGATCAGCTTCCAGAGCATCTCCAGATACAGGGCGTAGCCCGTATGGGAGATGAGGATATCGAGCCCGCGGCCGTCCCAATGATCAGTCTGCTCGAAGTGGTCCAACCGGTTACCAGGGTTCGCGATAGCCTGTGGTTCGTCCAGACGTAGGCATCTCCTCGCTATTCCACTTGACTCCGGCTTGACCGAGATTTCGCAGACTCCTTGAGTCCCCCAGTGCCACGGCCGGGTGGGTGGGTCCGCCGTGGGGGTTCCAGCCCCCCAGCCTGTCGCAAGTCAGGGTGAGTCCATGTCCAGCAAGATCCCGCGCCAAGAGGTCACCCGGCCCGACCGGCCGTGGCGCCGCATCGCCCCCGCCGCGTTCGCCCCGGCCCTGCTTCTGACCCTGCTCGGCTGCGGTGAGGACACCATGTCACCCGCGGTTCCGGACAAGGCGGGCGCGCCGGCGCTCGCGACCACCGCGATCCTGTCCTTCGCCCAGATGAGCGCGGGCGGCCACCACACGTGCGGCGTGACCACCGCCAACAAGGCGTACTGCTGGGGCAGCAACGGCAATGGCCAGCTCGGCGACGGCACCACCAGCCCGCGCCTCAGGCCGGTCCCCGTGGCCGGCGGGCTCCTGTTCCTCCGGGTGAGCGCCGGTCAGGTCCACACCTGCGGTATCACCACCACGAACCGGGCCTACTGTTGGGGAGGGAATGGGGACGGCCAGGTCGGGGACGGCACTCAGAACACCAATCGGCTGAAGCCGGTGGCGGTTGCGGGAGGTCGGAGCTACGGCCAGGTGAGCGCGGGTCCTTCGCACACTTGTGCCGTGACCACTGCGGACGTGGCCTTCTGTTGGGGTAGCAACGAACTGGGCAAGCTGGGCAATCCCTTCAGCCTGACCGGGTTCAATCGTCTCACCCCACTCCGGGTCTCTGGTGGGCTGCACTTTCAACAAGTGATCGCCGGTGCCCTGCACACGTGCGGCGCAACCACAGGCAACCAGGGCTACTGCTGGGGGGCGAATGGTAATGGCGAGCTCGGCACCGGAACCGCCACGGGGAGCTCGGCGCCTGTTCCGGTCGCCGGCGGCCTCCACTTCCGGATGGTGGTCGCGGGCGGTGGCCTCATTCTGATCCCGAGCGAGGAGCAGGAGGGAGGCTACAGTTGCGGCCTCACCACCGATAACCTCGCCTACTGCTGGGGCGAGAAGCCTTTTGGCGGTGTCAGCTTCACGCCCGTCGCGATACCGGGTGGTCGCCACTTCCGGGGGCTGAATCTGAGCCATGGCCATGTGTGCGCCGTGACGCTCGCGGACTTGGCCTTCTGCTGGGGACGAAACAATGCCGGGCAGCTCGGAGACGGAACCATCCTGTCGCGGTCGACGCCGGTGCGGGTCACCGGCGGACTTCACTTCCTCGCCGTGACCACCAACGGATTCAGCCAGCACTCCTGCGGCATCACCACCGATCGCCTGGGGTATTGCTGGGGCCTCAACCAGCAAGGCCAGCTCGGCGTCGGCACCAGCACGGGGCCTGAGGCGTGTCAGCTCGGCGTTCCGTGCAGCACCAAGCCGAGCGGGGTCAAGAGCCCGATCTGACGCCCCCCAGGCTGCGGGGACATTGGAGGTAAGTCTCATGCATTCACGCATCCGGATCTTCGGTCGCCCAGGCTCGGTCGTGCTCGCCCGCCGGCGTGTCTGGCTGCTCGGGACGGCGATCGTGGTAGCTGCGCTTGGTTGCCGGGAGGAGGCCGAGTCACCCACCGGCCCAGCACCCATAGGGCCGGCTCTCGCCACCTCGACGGCGGCGCTGGCGTTCTCCCAGGTGGATGCTGACGACTCCCACACCTGCGGTGTGACCACGGACCATCGGGCGTACTGTTGGGGCCAGAATAATCTGGGCCAGCTCGGCAACGGCACGTCCACGGAAGAGCTGACGCTGAGGCCCGTTGCGGTCGTGGGCGGACACCCCTTCCGGCAAATCAGCGTTGGCTTCCGGCATACCTGCGCGGTGACGACGGACAATCGAGCCTACTGTTGGGGAGACAACGAAGACGGTCAGCTGGGCGAGGGCACCACGACCAATCGCCCCCGCCCGGCCCTGGTCGGCGGTGGGCACCTGTTCAGCCAGGTGGATGCGGGCTCCAGCCATACCTGTGGCGTGAGCTATCCTGACCGGCGTGGCTACTGCTGGGGAGCCAATGCCGTCGGCCAGCTCGGCGACGGCACGACCACTGGTCATGTGCTACCGGTCGCGGTCGCGGGCGCACACTCGTTCCGGCAAGTGAGCGCCGGCCTCGGCCACTCGTGCGGCGTAACGACCACAGACGAAGGTTTCTGCTGGGGGCAGAATCACAACGGCCAAGTTGGGGATAGCTCGGAGGCGTCCCCCCGCCTGAAGCCATCCCGAGTAAGTACCCGCCACTTTCGACAGATCAGCGCGGGGTTCACCCACAGCTGCGCCGTGACTACCGGCGACCGAGCCTTCTGCTGGGGTGACGGCCGACATGGGCAACTCGGCAATGGCAAACTGTACTTGAGCTTCTGGCCAAGGGCGGTGGCCGGAGGGATCAGCTTCGGCCGAGTAAGCGCCGGCACGTTCCACAGCTGCGGCGAGACTACGGACAATCGGGTCTACTGCTGGGGCGACAATGCGGTTGGCGAGCTCGGCGATGGCACCACCACTTTGCGGACGACCCCGGTAGCGGTCGCCGGTGGGCTCAGCTTTGGTCAAGTGAGTGCAGGTAACTTTTATTCCTGCGGCAAGACTCCGGGCGCGGTGGCCTACTGTTGGGGAGACAATCGGTCCGCAGCACTCGGCGACGGCACGACAGTCGACCGCAAGGTACCGACCGCAGTCGCCGGCCCGTAGTCGTTAGGATCAGGCAGCGCTTGCGGCGCCAGGCCGGACCTGTCGGGACGCTGCAGCGGTTGGATCATCCAGGGCAGCAAAGACCTGATAAACGGTCTCTTTGGTCCCACCGATCGTTTTCCAGAACGCCGCAAGCAGCCACGGCGGCACACCTCTGAGCCGGGCATCAAGGCGAGCAGCAGGAGCCACTGGTTGATCGGCTCGCCCAACGGCTGCGGATCGGCAACGGCTCGGGCGTCAGCGACCGGTTGACGGCAACCAGGTAGGCAGCAGGAGCACCCGCTCGACCTCAAGCTTTCTCCGCTGGCCGAGAACGGCGGCCCCACTCTGGGTGGGGGCCCGGCGATCCATGCCGCCTCGACGCCAAGTAGCCCGACGACAGATCAGCGCCCGGTGCTGCGTGGGCACGGGGGCGGCTGCGACGACATCGGGGGCTACGAGCAAGTGACCGGGGCCCCGATCAGACCCGCGCACTCTGGACCCGAGCGGCGAGTCCCCGCTGGGTGAGGAGTGTGCACGTTTGGCTACGGAAAGGGGCGCAAAGGCCATGATCGGCCTTCGCACCCCTTCCGCATCTTCCGAGGGAAAGGCCAAACCCTATGCGAAGATCGGCACGTGTGGATGGGCTCCCAAAGCAGGCGCGCTACCGGACTGCGCCACACCCCGTATTTGTCCTACAACAACACTTTAGCTACTCCGACCGACCGTGGAGCGAGGTGCAACATAGTGGCTTCATCCGGCTGCTGGTAGCAGCGCAGTCCAGTAGCCCTTGTCGGCTGCATTTGCGGGTTAGACAGCAGCGGCGGTGGGAACCCGGTACCGTAGGCCGAGCAGCCCACTTGGATACCTCTGCACGTGCTCCAGGGCGAGCCGGGTCAGCGGTGCTCCCGCCTCCAGGAGGGGAATGCCGCTCCCGAGCAGGACGGGCATGACCCCGACCTCCACGAAGTCCACCTGCTGGGCCACCAGCAGGCTCCGGAACAGGCTCCCCCCGCCAAAGAGCCAAATTTCCCGGCCGGGCGCAGCCCGGAGGGCAGCGACGCGTGGGCCGGCGTCGGCGCTCACGACCGTCACCCCTGGGTGCTCCGCCGGTCTCAGCATCCGGGAGAAGACATAGATCTGCCAACCCCGCGGCCAGGGTGGTGCACCCGGTTGGCGGGTGAGTTCATAGGTGCGCCGCCCCAGGAGGACGGTGTCCACGGACTCGTAGACCTTCGCGAGATCCAGCGTGGGGTCGGATACGATCCAGTCCAGCTCGCCGTGGGGTCCGGCGATGAAGCCGTCAAGGCTCGCGGCAACGCGGTACAGCACTTGGCGCATCTGACTTCCGTTCTGAGAACTGCTATCAGAGCACGTAGCCGTCGTCAACGGGCAAGTCTACACCCGTCACGTGCTGGGCTTGGTCGCTCGCCAGAAAGCAGACCACTCGCGCAACTGCGTCCGGCTCAATGAAACGTCCGCCGCCGCCCGTGGCCATCGCCTCGTATGCCGCCTCCTCGGAACCGAGCTTGCGTGTCAATTCCTGAAAGAACGGCATCGATCGCCACATGGGTGTCTTCACCCCGGCGGGACTCACGAGGTTGATGCGGATCGCGAGGCCGGCGTCCCGGCACTCTTTGGCCGCAGTGCTGACCAGCATCCGAAGGCCGGCCTTGCTGGTGGAGTAGGCCGCCGCCCCCGGCGCGGGACGAATGCCGGAGGCGGAGCCCACATGGATGATGACGCCGCCGGCGGTGCGCATGGTCCGGATTCCATGTTTGGTGCCCAGAAAGGCCCCGTCCAGATTAGTGGCCAACACGTGCCGCCACTCGGCGAGCGTCGTGTCAGGGAGGGGACTTGCCGCAGACACGCCCACGCAATTGACCAGCACGTCCAGCTGCCGACCGGCTGCGAGGATCATCTCCATGGCCGCCATCCAGGCCGCCTCCTCCCGCACATCCAAGACGATCACGTGCGCCTTCGACCTGGCGCTGGCCAGGACCTCGGTCCCGGGCCAGTTCAGGTCAGCCCGGTAGACCTCCGCACCCGCAGCCGCTAACCGTGCAGCGACGGCCGCGCCGATTCCAGACGCGGCTCCAGCAACGAGGGCGACCTTGCCTGCGAAGTCAGTCATCGTAGCGGGAAGATGTACGAGCCCATTCGGGTGCGCCACATCCTGCGCTCAGGTTCCATGGACGCCAGCCGGCATGCGGACGGCCGCAGATTTGTGAGAGTGCCGACTTCACAGCTTGGGGGCGAGCAGCGCAACGGTCTCCGCGGAGGTGCGCACCGGTACCACGTCGAATTCCACCAGGTCACGCCACTGCGCCATCCAGGTCTCCAGCAGGTCGCGCTCGTCGCATTCCATCACCTGATAGCAGCGCTCGAGATCGGCGGTCACCCAACTCGCGACGTACCGGAGACCGTCAGGGGCCAGCCGGCCGCGCTCCCGGAAGCGCCGGTAGACCGGCACGGGATCGCCGCCTCGGAACCGCTCGATGACCATGTAGAGCACGGAGCCTCCGGTCGCGAAGATCCTTGTGCCTCGGGAGATGCTCATGTCGCCGGTTCGCGTGATCAGCCTGCGGCCTCGCGTCGCAGTTCCCGCAGATACAGGAACAGGGGCAAGCCCAGCGATACCCCCACCAGCAGATTGCCCACGATAGGCAGCCAGCGCCGCGCCATGGCGAGTCGCCGCCCTTCCACCAGCACGAAGGCCCACAGCACCAGCGACGAGACGATGACATCCCAGCCGAAGAAGCTACTGACTGGCGTCCCGAAGAGCTGATCGAGGAAGGCCCGGACATTCAGGCCATGAGTGCGAAGAAAGGGCAGGAACGCCGCCCACGGGAGAATCGTCCCCAGCACGCAGAGCCCGAGGTAGAGGTGCTTTGGCCTCAAGGGCGGAACGACGGATGTCACGTCCGCTTCTCGAGACGAGCCTCCGGGAGGATCGGCTCGAAGAGCTCAACCGGGTTTCCCGACGGGTCCTCAACGATAATTTGCTTGCCGCCCACGCCCTGGACGATCTCATTCCGAAAGTGAACGCCACTCCTGCGCAGGACCTCCACCGTGGCATCAAGATCGCTGAGCTCGATAGCGAATCGATTCCAACCACCCGGCTCGGGCATCGTGCCGTCGGGCATGGACTGTCCACCACCGCCCATAGGATTGGGCGCACTGAGCACGAGACGCAGATCGCCGCGGGAAAGCATGGCAAAGGGCGGAGCCGGATGCATCTCGAGGGTGAAACCCAACTGCTTGGTATAGAATTCGATCGCCGCGTCGACGTCGTGGACAATGTAGCGGACCTGCACTGTGGCCATCTCGACCATCCTCCCTCCTGCGGCTTTAGCCGGCGCCGGCGCGTTAGCCAGTCAGCTCGCTTCCGCTCCAGTCTGACTCGACTGATCTTCGGGGCGAGCTGGCACTGCACGTGTCATGTGCAGGATCGGGAACGGCCGGCCGCCCGCATCCGTTGGCGACCGCCCAACCACGGAGAACCCGAGCGCCGTGTAGAACCGTAGCGCGGCTTCATTCTGCTCGTTGACCTCGACCGCCAGCGCGCCCCCGGAAAGACTCTGCGCGTGTGCCACGAGGAATTTGCCTCCCCCGTGCCCCCGGTGGTCAGGGTCGATGAACAGCGCTTCGATGGTGTCCTCGGTGTAGCCTAGAAAGCCGATGAGCGCCTCCGCGGCAGATAGAAGTACCCACCAATCGACTGCATCGCTCGCGAGCTCCTCGGCGACGAGTGGGCGGAGTGCTGCGATGTCGCTCTCAGCGAGAAAATGATGGGTTACGCGAACGGAGTGCTCCCATACCTCGAGCATTCGCTGGCGGTCTTCCACCCGCGCGGGTCGCACGTGCATGTCCATAGCGTCCAGGGCGCGGTCTAACTGGGAAGTGGACCGACATTCCTGGCCACTCATCGCGCCTAACATCACTCACCGGAGTCTATTCCGCCATGTCTGCATCCACCCTCCGGCGCAGGTGGTCTGCTGGCCTCCGCACCCCCCAGCCAGATCGACGCGACCTGACCAGGGGCAGCCCCCATCGTTATCAGCCAACAACTTAGACGTTCGCAGCCCGCCCCGCCAAAGCCGAGGTGATCGCGAGGTGATTCGGGGGTGACCGCCGGGCGTAGACTCGGAGCGTTCGGACGCAGTTCCTTGCCTACTCGCACCGGGACTTCGAGTCCTAGGAGACACCGATGTACTGCCCGCTTTGCCGGCTGCCGCAATTCAGGTCACTCCGCTCGAAGGTCCGCCGCCTCCTTTTCGGCGTCTTCGCTGCGCTCGGCGCCTGCAACGGCGGCGATACCCCACTCAGCCCTGTCGGCGCCACCGATCCGGTCGACCCCACGGGCGAGTCTCCCGTCCCGGAGCAGACCCTGGCCACCTGGCCGCGGATTGCTTTCACGTCCCACAGGAACGGGAACGACGACATCTACCTGATGGACACACAGGGATACCACGTCACCCGGCTCACCACCTCGGCTGCATACGAAGTCGATCCGGCCTGGTCCTGGGACAACAAACGACTTGCCCTGGTGCGCCCCCGGAAGGACGCCGCGAACGTCACCCACTCCGACATTTATGTGATCAACGCAGACGGCACCAACGGACATTGGGTGCTGTCCACCCCCTCTCCTTACAACCTCACCGACCCCTCCTGGGCGCCTGACGGCTCGCACATCCTGGTCACCGTAAACGGGGCGACCCGGTATCTTGGCTGGGTGCATCTGTCCGCGCGCATCCTGGGGAGCGTCGCGAGTGGAGGTGCTGCGGTACAGGGCAAGCAACCGTCGTACGATCCCACCGGCCAGAGGATTGTCTACATCAACACGAGCGCGAGCTCCTATAGCCTGGACCTAATGAACGCCAACGGCACTGGACATGCGACGCTCGGGTCCGCACCCGGGCCAACCCTGGACGGGCCGGCCTTCTCGCGAGACGGAAAGCGGATCGCCTTTAGCAACGCCGTGAGCAGTGGCGATCAGGAGATCTTCGTCAAGAGTCTGGTCGATGGTTCGATCAAGCGTCTCACCTATTCCACCGGGACGGACCTGTGGCCGAGCTGGTCGCCGGATGGCGCCAAGATCGTATTCTCAAGCACGCGCAACGGGCATATCCAGATCTGGAGTGTGAGCGCCGCGGGTGGAACCGCTACCCGGCTCTCGCATAACTCGTACGACGAGCGGAGCCCGATGTATTCGCACTAGGACTGGCATCGGTCGGCGGGCGCGAAGGGGCTATGCCCCTTCGCTGGGCTCAGGAAGGTCTACCGGCGCGAGCCCAGCGCCCCCGCCAGCGCGGCGAGCGCCCGACCCCGGTGGCTCACCCCATCCTTCTCCTCCGCCGTCGCCTCACCGAAGGCCTTCCCCAGCTCGTCGCTCCAGAAGAGCGGATCGTAGCCGAAGCCGGCGGTCCCTCGCGGGGATTCCAGGATGCGGCCGGCGCAGGATCCCTCGAAGACCCGCGGCACAGCGTCGGAGGTTTCCAGAAAGACCAGGACGCAGCGATAGCGCGCGCGCCGGCGGGCCTCGGGCGCACCGCGAAGGCGGCGCAGCAACTCGGCGTTGTTCGCCGCGTCGATTTCCGCCGGCGTACCGGACGCGCCGGCCCAGCGCCGGGAGCGAACGCCCGGCGCGCCACCCAGGGATAGCACCTCGAGCCCGGAATCATCGGCCACGGTGGGAAACCCGCTCCGCCGGGCGAAGTGCTCGGCCTTGCGTCTCGCGTTTCCCTCGAAGCTCTCGGCCACCTCGAGCGCGTCCTCGGCCGGCGACTCAGAGAGGCCGAGCTCGTCGGGGAACGCCACCTCGATGCCGACCGGAACGAGGATCCGGCGGAACTCCGCCTGTTTCCCTTCACTGCGGGTGGCGGCCA carries:
- a CDS encoding kelch repeat-containing protein, producing the protein SVAGVLAPALLFSLVGCRDDARIPTEPVPDGVMPAATPELAVAPNTWPARGDMWGTERRGVATAVVPNAVGQSVLYAVGGQTVTGAPLSRVMAYNAATNSWTLRAPLPVPLMATNGTGVIGGKIYVSGGLRTPDKGYSDGLYVYDPVADTWATKRYMPTFGLNGVTAAIDGRLYVVTSCQDSDWCSAPNKWLLRTTAVATPRRSVPHMSPRVSQVFGAAASSGVAAGITPSGTGSVGIRASSRQPTRLKSRAGARTPATLHRRPQRDGEAQT
- a CDS encoding response regulator; translation: MPVLGDAPVTPLYPKPSVVDDEFTPRSIVCRMVRNMGYPVQASKDGRDALRYLKQHPNEIRLLIADLILPVMDGGELAERACELQPKLQIALMATDPAGSDAELLAGYPEFRVLQKPVTFPAVYRLLGELAGPPTGLRHRRHSSPQRRRGRREEHE
- a CDS encoding dihydrofolate reductase family protein, encoding MRQVLYRVAASLDGFIAGPHGELDWIVSDPTLDLAKVYESVDTVLLGRRTYELTRQPGAPPWPRGWQIYVFSRMLRPAEHPGVTVVSADAGPRVAALRAAPGREIWLFGGGSLFRSLLVAQQVDFVEVGVMPVLLGSGIPLLEAGAPLTRLALEHVQRYPSGLLGLRYRVPTAAAV
- a CDS encoding SDR family oxidoreductase; the encoded protein is MTDFAGKVALVAGAASGIGAAVAARLAAAGAEVYRADLNWPGTEVLASARSKAHVIVLDVREEAAWMAAMEMILAAGRQLDVLVNCVGVSAASPLPDTTLAEWRHVLATNLDGAFLGTKHGIRTMRTAGGVIIHVGSASGIRPAPGAAAYSTSKAGLRMLVSTAAKECRDAGLAIRINLVSPAGVKTPMWRSMPFFQELTRKLGSEEAAYEAMATGGGGRFIEPDAVARVVCFLASDQAQHVTGVDLPVDDGYVL
- a CDS encoding DUF3303 family protein, with protein sequence MSISRGTRIFATGGSVLYMVIERFRGGDPVPVYRRFRERGRLAPDGLRYVASWVTADLERCYQVMECDERDLLETWMAQWRDLVEFDVVPVRTSAETVALLAPKL
- a CDS encoding DUF2834 domain-containing protein, which codes for MTSVVPPLRPKHLYLGLCVLGTILPWAAFLPFLRTHGLNVRAFLDQLFGTPVSSFFGWDVIVSSLVLWAFVLVEGRRLAMARRWLPIVGNLLVGVSLGLPLFLYLRELRREAAG
- a CDS encoding VOC family protein; the encoded protein is MVEMATVQVRYIVHDVDAAIEFYTKQLGFTLEMHPAPPFAMLSRGDLRLVLSAPNPMGGGGQSMPDGTMPEPGGWNRFAIELSDLDATVEVLRRSGVHFRNEIVQGVGGKQIIVEDPSGNPVELFEPILPEARLEKRT
- a CDS encoding GNAT family N-acetyltransferase, with the translated sequence MHVRPARVEDRQRMLEVWEHSVRVTHHFLAESDIAALRPLVAEELASDAVDWWVLLSAAEALIGFLGYTEDTIEALFIDPDHRGHGGGKFLVAHAQSLSGGALAVEVNEQNEAALRFYTALGFSVVGRSPTDAGGRPFPILHMTRAVPARPEDQSSQTGAEAS
- a CDS encoding non-canonical purine NTP pyrophosphatase, with the translated sequence MRLLAATRSEGKQAEFRRILVPVGIEVAFPDELGLSESPAEDALEVAESFEGNARRKAEHFARRSGFPTVADDSGLEVLSLGGAPGVRSRRWAGASGTPAEIDAANNAELLRRLRGAPEARRRARYRCVLVFLETSDAVPRVFEGSCAGRILESPRGTAGFGYDPLFWSDELGKAFGEATAEEKDGVSHRGRALAALAGALGSRR